CTAGAGGAAGATCAGGAATTTAACATTTGGATTGGTACCTGGGGTGGTGGTATTTACGTTTATGACTATTGGAACGATCAGTTCCAAAGTATAGTTGAAACCAGTGATGCGAGTCGGTTGGATTTCAACTTTGTTTACGATCTATACTATGACGATCAAGGGCGAATGTGGGCGGGTACAGTAGGTGGGCTAGCTCAAATCAATACGGAAGACTACTCGTTTACCTACTACCAACACGACCCAACGGACTCTACCAGTTTGAGTAACAACCGGGCCATCGCCATCAGTGCAGATCAGGAAGGGAACTTATGGGTTGGTACTCTAGGCGGTGGGTTGAACCACTTCAATCTGGATAGTGAAACTTTCACCCATTTTCGGCACCGCTCCGGTGACCCTGCTAGCCTCAGCCAAGATGATGTTTATTCCGTACTCTGTGATGCTCAGCAACGAATTTGGGTAGGTACTTGGGATGGAGGGTTGAACCTAATGGAAGATCCAGATAAAGGTTTTGTTCATTTTTACCACCAACCAGACAATTCTACTAGCTTAGCTAATAATCAGGTTTGGTCAATAGCAGAGGGGCAGCAAGGAAATATTTGGGTAGGTACTGATAACGGACTGTGTTTATTTCAGGAACCAGAACGCACATTCGTGGTCTACCGTAATGATCCCTTTGATGTAAAAAGTTTATCATCCAACTCTATTAAGAGCCTGGATGTAGACAATCAAAATCGGTTGTGGGTAGGCACTTACGACGGTGGAATCAACTTGTACGATCCTCAAACCAATCGTATTCAGCACTACTACCAGCGACAAAACCAACAGTCTATCTCTAGCAATAATGCAACTGCGTTTCTTGAACTGAATCGCGAACAGGTTTTAGTAGGAACCGACGGGGGAGGGCTGAACCTGCTGAACCGTAGTAGCGGAGAGGTCACTCAGTTTATTCACGATCCAAATAATCCTAGTAGTATTGGAAGCGACAAAGTGAAAGCTTTGCTACTCGATCGTCAGCAACGTATCTGGATTGGGTTTTGGAATGGTGGAATGGATTACTTTGATACTGACAATCAAACTTTTACGCATTATCGGGAGAAAGAAGGTAATGGACTTGCTAGTGATAATGTGACCTGTTTGGCAGAAGACCAAGAGGGAGTTATATGGTTAGGAACCTTTGGAGGAGGGCTACAGTCGTACGATCCGGCGAATAACCGTTTCACAACTTACACCCAAAGCCCCGACGATGAAGAGGGATTGAGCGATAAAAATATCTGGACTGTTCTGGTAGATCGGCAAAATAATATTTGGGTAGGAACTAGTAACGGACGAGTTGACATGCTAGATCGCCAGCAGAACCGCTTCATTCGGATGCTGCCCCGCCCTAACGATAATCGGGGATACACGGTACTAACGCTTTTTGAAGATCAAGCCGGTAAAATATGGGCAGGACTGGATGGCGGCGGTCTGCGCCTACTAGATCAGCAGAACAACAGTTACGAACAGTATACCACTACCGAAGAACTACCCAGTAATACCATCAATACCATTGAAGAAGATGCTAGTGGAAATTTGTGGGTAAGTACCAATTATGGGTTGGCTCGGTTTAACCCAGTTTCCAAAAAATGTGATCGGTTTACGGTAAGCGACGGTTTGCAGGGACTGCATTTTAATCGGCAAGCCTCCATCCAGTTGTCATCCGGCGAGCTATTTTTCGGAGGTACCAATGGGTTTAACATTTTTTATCCCGACAGCCTAGGAGATATTTCCCTGAATGCCCCTATTGCGTTCACCAATTTTGAGATATTCAATCAGCAAGTACCCGTAGGAGCGGATGGTTCGCCGCTAGAGGTAGACATTAATTATCAAGAATCAATCACCCTCTCACACGAACAGTCGGTGTTTACTTTATCGTACGCCAGCATTAATTTCACTAACCCTAAGCAGGTACGTTACCAGTACCGCTTGTTGGGTTTTATTGATGATACCTGGCAAGATGCCGGAACTGATCGAAAAGTAACTTACACTAACCTTAATCCGGGTCAGTATGTGTTTGAGGTGATTGCGCGGGTGGGAGGCGTAACAACACCATTGCGCCAATTAGCCATCACGGTTACCCCGCCTTGGTGGCGCACCTGGTGGTTCTACGTTATTACTGGGTTAGCGTTTGTATCACTTTTATACGCTATTTTCTGGTTGAGATCGCAACATATTATTCGTACCAACCGGAGGTTAGAGGCCGAAGTAGTTGAGCGTACTAGAAAAATGCAGGAAGCCAATCAGGAACTACACCAGAAAAACTCGCTGATACAAGACCAGAAAGAAGAAATTCAAACGCAAGCGGAGGAACTGATCGCTTCTAATGAAGAGATACGATCTATTAATCAGCGCTTAGAAGATACGGTAGAAATAAGAACAGCAGATTTGCGGAAATCGAATGAAGAGCTGGATAATTTTGTCTACCGGGTATCGCACGATATTCGGGCACCACTGTCG
This region of Tunicatimonas pelagia genomic DNA includes:
- a CDS encoding sensor histidine kinase; translation: MPRELRAIKLAFFCSYLFLVESGVAQTQVSFKRYDVLDGLSHNAVRETMQDSTGFVWVATDNGLNKFDGYSFKKYFHVPRNDSITTNHPIKVLEEDQEFNIWIGTWGGGIYVYDYWNDQFQSIVETSDASRLDFNFVYDLYYDDQGRMWAGTVGGLAQINTEDYSFTYYQHDPTDSTSLSNNRAIAISADQEGNLWVGTLGGGLNHFNLDSETFTHFRHRSGDPASLSQDDVYSVLCDAQQRIWVGTWDGGLNLMEDPDKGFVHFYHQPDNSTSLANNQVWSIAEGQQGNIWVGTDNGLCLFQEPERTFVVYRNDPFDVKSLSSNSIKSLDVDNQNRLWVGTYDGGINLYDPQTNRIQHYYQRQNQQSISSNNATAFLELNREQVLVGTDGGGLNLLNRSSGEVTQFIHDPNNPSSIGSDKVKALLLDRQQRIWIGFWNGGMDYFDTDNQTFTHYREKEGNGLASDNVTCLAEDQEGVIWLGTFGGGLQSYDPANNRFTTYTQSPDDEEGLSDKNIWTVLVDRQNNIWVGTSNGRVDMLDRQQNRFIRMLPRPNDNRGYTVLTLFEDQAGKIWAGLDGGGLRLLDQQNNSYEQYTTTEELPSNTINTIEEDASGNLWVSTNYGLARFNPVSKKCDRFTVSDGLQGLHFNRQASIQLSSGELFFGGTNGFNIFYPDSLGDISLNAPIAFTNFEIFNQQVPVGADGSPLEVDINYQESITLSHEQSVFTLSYASINFTNPKQVRYQYRLLGFIDDTWQDAGTDRKVTYTNLNPGQYVFEVIARVGGVTTPLRQLAITVTPPWWRTWWFYVITGLAFVSLLYAIFWLRSQHIIRTNRRLEAEVVERTRKMQEANQELHQKNSLIQDQKEEIQTQAEELIASNEEIRSINQRLEDTVEIRTADLRKSNEELDNFVYRVSHDIRAPLSSVLGLLELMGLEESVEQQNAYREMAFKSINKLDGFVKNILDYSRNSRLQTQNKQIDFHQLLDDLLEDLQYMKNAQRLRIIREIDDKKIYYSDPMRLQVVLRNLLSNAIKYQSPYVANPFVKVQVVIKPTETIITVEDNGIGIREEQVQHVFEMFYRADDQASGSGIGLYIVKETIDKLGGTITLSSQSGTGTIFGVKLPNHFVERER